In Impatiens glandulifera unplaced genomic scaffold, dImpGla2.1, whole genome shotgun sequence, the genomic stretch TTATTGCAACTCTTCATGCTTAAGTTTCTTGAGGATTTACTGTACCAACTATTGCTTTGcatttgtattattttcttttatttttcagttCTGATATGATTATGCTAGTTGTGTAGGTAACAGGATTCAATGGAATTCACCATCTTTTATATGTCAAGATTTATCCCCAAGTTGCATCATTACTCATGATCACAAGTACAATCCAAGCAACTGGATCAAACATATAAAAACCGAAGATGAATGTGGCCCGCAGCCTGAAATTTTCCCCACAATTGGAAAGCCCGATGTGGAATTAACCTTCTCGCATTTGTTTGATAAAGATTGCCATGCATATCCGATGACTGCAAAATACTTATATGGGCATGATCATGGGGCCTTAAATTCTATCTCCGGTATCTCATTCCAGAATATTTCATCAGGAAACAAAGACTTTTCTCATGGTTATTCAGCACCGATTGTTCGAGGGCTTTCAACAACCTCCGGTCATGCTCCCTCTCTTCTGTCATCTCATTCTCATATTTGTTCTAGCCATTCACCAAGAATTCCATTTTCTCAACCAACCAACGACGTTTCTTCTGAAAATATATGTTCTGCTGGCACTAATTCAATTGAGGGAAATCACCAGGGTCATATGCTTGTCATTAACAGTACTGATAATGTGGGCTTTAAGGAAGGGATTTCTCAAGGGTCGGAAATGATGAATGCCAAAGATTACATTCCCTGTGGTGATGATGGACGGTTCACCATGGATTTGCTTCAATTGTCCACGCATGTGAAGCAGAAAATGGACTCATTTTATGGCCTTAGGTGTTAGGATGACATAGCAATTGAAAT encodes the following:
- the LOC124918588 gene encoding squamosa promoter-binding-like protein 6 yields the protein MESWNYIFGGKGFVYDESISDKNGFMGWELNIGNQCLMELGFSEVEKKPWVDSSEENESNSKFSSSISVVESSSLDSSVIDLKLCEFPTKKSKAGLSSLTQYCQVHGCKKDLTSSKDYYRRHKVCEVHSKTAKVIVNGIEQRFCQQCSRFHLLGEFDDGKRSCRKRLAGHNERRRKPHMGIHPGRNGRLLHSYIGNRIQWNSPSFICQDLSPSCIITHDHKYNPSNWIKHIKTEDECGPQPEIFPTIGKPDVELTFSHLFDKDCHAYPMTAKYLYGHDHGALNSISGISFQNISSGNKDFSHGYSAPIVRGLSTTSGHAPSLLSSHSHICSSHSPRIPFSQPTNDVSSENICSAGTNSIEGNHQGHMLVINSTDNVGFKEGISQGSEMMNAKDYIPCGDDGRFTMDLLQLSTHVKQKMDSFYGLRC